In the Salvia miltiorrhiza cultivar Shanhuang (shh) chromosome 8, IMPLAD_Smil_shh, whole genome shotgun sequence genome, gacaaaatgaaaaaaatgagaatttcAATAGAAGGTAATTGTCACGCCCAGATTTTAGAAAAAACCTTGAATTGAATGCGAGGTGGCTAAATCAGTGGGGATAAACAGAGTCGGCGGCGTGCTGTTGCAGCAACAGAGCAGTGGAGCACGACGTTAAATGGCGGATATCGCCGGAAAATTCTTTAACGTCTATCGCCGGAAAATTCGTAAAGCAAGACAGAGGGCGTGAGGCTAGGGAGATGATGGTGTGCACGTCAGCGGCGGCGACAATTGCTGAATGACAGTCCGAGAGAGAGCAGTGAGCGGTTTGTGGGCTTGAGTGAACAAAAATGAGAGAAGGGTTTGGGATGGGCCTATTTTGAAAATGAAGAGTCCAAGAGTGGACTATTTTTAATTAACTCATAATTAATGGACTAATATTACTAAAACAAACTGGGCCcaaattaactaaaataatccaAATTCTAGCTTTCTTAAGTTACATGATGCATTACAAAATTTAGCAAATATATGAATAAtaacattaataatataaagttatacgatttaaaatataattatatgaaattaatGATTAAAAAATTTTGTGGCTTAACAtataatttgagaaaataaaatatatagacatgattaaaaaatagaaaaagtaaatgaaaagaaaatatatgaaaagTGTTTTTTGGAGATTGAGTTTGGTGTAAAAGGAGATGGCCTAAGAGCATTTTTAGCCCTATTGTTCAATAGTGTTACAAATCGCATTATACGTTTGGATTCAATTTTCTAGCTGACACAATGTTCACAAACGcattcaactttttttttcttcttctaaaaGTTGCAAAATAAAGCTTAAAGATATAAGAATTagattagaatatatatatatatatatatatatatatatatatatatatatatatatatttagggctgagctaaaataaaaatacattgagaagaagaagaagaagaaaaagaagcacacaaaaatgattaaaaaaagtaggattttttaaatatttagttttatattgttattggatatatatatttaaaacatTGTTATTGGATAATTAGTGTGTGCTATAAGACGAAAcaaatttgtatatttaattttgtgttaataatgaaaattagtcaTTCTAATTTGTAATAGAAACATATCCATTCTTTTTATAATGTATATAAAAACTACTCATTGTTATTTATTCCCATCAATACATATGATGTGTTTCTTCTATAattagaaaagaaaacaaaaacatgTTGAAAATTAAGAGATAAACTTTTGAAGATaataaaaagtgaaaatatagctcaaataaattatgtaatatcactaatttatttagaTAATTTAAATAGCACTTACAAATGAAAACATTTATAGTACATATTTTTTATAGAGTAGATAAATCtaaaatcacaaaattaaatacataacaTATGAATACAACACATGCATGTaaatatgagttttttttttaaatatatatgtaactttatattgtatttatctcagtattatttataatatatttaagttaTTTGATAGTTATAATATCACACTTtataattatatagttttaaatgtcacatccgtgcatcgcacgggtgagTATACTAGTTTTCATGGTAACacaaaaaatattgaataaaaaataaatatacctCGTCAacaattcaattattttgaactGATATTCTGTCCAAAGTTTAGAATCCTTATTGGATTTATTTAgtaactaaaataaatttggAAACTGTTAATATTCCCTTCTAAAATAAAGTAACTAAAATTCTGGTGATTAGCTGGTtacatttgaaaaaaataaaaattgttgtCATTCACAATTCGTTTTCTACAAAATCAGTCGTCTAAATTTCCCTTAGATTTTGTGTATCAAATCTTTCGAAAGAATAAATCTCTACCAAAAGAccataaataaatcaaattaatcaaGAACATTTCCTGAATTATTTGATCTGACCATAATAATCATTTAAAAGTTAAGGTCCCaaaaattttcaaaatcaaaagaCCGACATTCTCCCGCCTAAACGCAATCTCATACTAGTATTTCTTTTCAGACATCTCAAGAATCAATCGAATCCTTAAAACCAATTTTCATCAACTACACTCCAAGAACACACGCAGAAAGAAAGCGCAGCAGCTCAATCAAATCTAGCAAAATGTCCACAGCGCCGGTGCGCAGAATTAAAGaacgcggcggcggaggagggaAAATCTCCGCAGCACCCGCCGCCGGAAAAGTGTCCCCAATGTCAGGGAGGTCTGTTTCGACAGGGAAGGAGAACCCCAGACCCACGTCACTGGTTCGGGGAGCGACGCAAAAGCCCACTTTGAAACCCATGGCGCGGGTAGACAAGTCCgtggcgccgccgccgccggcggaGGAGACACGGTCCAGGCGGTCTACTTCATCTGTGCCGAGAGGTAGGAGTTCCAGCCCTTCTGAGTTTACTAGGGTTTTGTCTGATTTGAGGAAAAATTCTTCGAGGGTTTATATGGGCTCGGGTAGGGGAAAAGAGAGTGGGGTTAATTTGAAAGGTTTGAATGTGAAATCTGATATTGAGAAAAGGGTTGGAAAAGATTTGGCGAAAAATGGGGGATTTGTGGGTGAACTTAAAAAAGATAAGATTCACATTAGGGTCGTGAACGACGGGAGAAGTGATATAAAAGAAGATATTTTAGGCTCAGTTGCTATGGGAACACCGAACCTGGAGAATAGGGTGTTGAAAGATTTCAAGAAAAATGTGGAGGATCCAAATGGGGGGTTTCAAGGAAATGAGAAACTCGCTGTAACGGTTTTAACTGGGGATAGTGTCGAAAAAGAGCAAAAGTCGAGCTCTGTGGTGAAAATGTCGGATATTGAGGAAGTTTGTTCGAAGTCTGGCTTAGAGGTTGGTCTAAAAAGTAGCAAATTTACAGACGAAGTGAAGATTATGAAGTCTAGCATGGTAGGGGTTGTACCTTCCAGAGAATCGAAGATGGTCAGCAAAGTTAGCAGCTGTCCTGGTGCTCCCCGAGAAAATGCACCAAACAAGTATCCCAGCAAGCTTCATGAAAAACTTGCCTTTTTGGAAGGGAAAGTGAAGAGGATAGCATCTGACATTAAAAGAACGAAAGAGATGTTGGACATGAATAACCCGGATGCCTCCAAGATGATATTGTCTGATATTCAAGAAAAGATCACGGGGATTGAGAAGGCCATGGTATATGTTTCTAGTAGTGATGTGAAAACTGTAGAAAACAGTCGAGTtgagaaagaagaaaaggaaCTCAGGGATACTCAATACACAGCTAAGGGGTTGAATGAAGAACTGGAAGCTCGGTTGTTTCCTCATCATAAGTTGATTAGAGATAGGACTTTATTTAAGGCAACGGTTAGAGGTTCCGAGACCTGTGTATCAGAAGTTGGAGAGTCCAAAGACACACTTATTGTGGGTGAGAAGGCAACCATATTCGAAGATAATGCTATTGCTGTGGAATTGTTGGCTTCTTTGAGTAAGGTGGAATCACATGTTGGTGGAGAAGCAAGCGAGCTTCAAGAGATGGACGATTCTAAGACTTGTATTGCAGAAAGTTCTTCTATAAATGCACTTAATGACAAAGTTAGTATTGATGCTTTCCTCAAGGCTGATGAAAAGCTTAATGAATTTGATGACGAAGAGAGATTGCCAGGCATGACATTTGGAGAGGAGGTAGAGGAAGATTCTACTTATAAACTGAATGATATCGGACGGAAGACCTCAACTGGAGGATGGTTTGTGTCCGAGGGAGAGTCTGTTCTTCTAGCTCATGATGATGGCTATTGTTCCTTTTATGATATTTCTAATTCTGAGGTACAATCACAACCTTTTCCTATTCGTTTGCCATTTTGTATGATATCTGTTCACAATACCTTTAGTTATTAATATACATTAATGAATTGCTGAAGATTGCAACAAAATTGTTTCTTCACAGGAGAAGGCCGAATACAAGCCCCCTGCAGGAGTCGTCCCAAATATATGGCAGGATTGTTGGATTATCCGTGCCCCTAGTGCAGATGGATGTTCTGAAAGATATGTTGTGGCGGCATCTGCTGGAAATTCTGCGCATTCAGGTTTCTGCTCGTGGGACTTCTACTCCAAAAAGATACGTGCTTATCATTTTGAAGATGAAACTGCCCGTGTAAGAACAGCCCTTGCTCCTCTGTCGAACAACACAATGCATGGAAGATTCACTCTGTCTACTGCTATGGCTGCTGAAAACCAACAATGGTGGTATAAACCATGTGGACCTCTCATTATGTCGGGCTCTAGCTATCAAAGGATGGTCCAACTCTATGATATCCGTGATGGGCTGCAAGTGATGAAATGGGATTTGCAGAGACCTCTCTGCGCAATGGACTA is a window encoding:
- the LOC131001217 gene encoding KIN14B-interacting protein At4g14310, translated to MSTAPVRRIKERGGGGGKISAAPAAGKVSPMSGRSVSTGKENPRPTSLVRGATQKPTLKPMARVDKSVAPPPPAEETRSRRSTSSVPRGRSSSPSEFTRVLSDLRKNSSRVYMGSGRGKESGVNLKGLNVKSDIEKRVGKDLAKNGGFVGELKKDKIHIRVVNDGRSDIKEDILGSVAMGTPNLENRVLKDFKKNVEDPNGGFQGNEKLAVTVLTGDSVEKEQKSSSVVKMSDIEEVCSKSGLEVGLKSSKFTDEVKIMKSSMVGVVPSRESKMVSKVSSCPGAPRENAPNKYPSKLHEKLAFLEGKVKRIASDIKRTKEMLDMNNPDASKMILSDIQEKITGIEKAMVYVSSSDVKTVENSRVEKEEKELRDTQYTAKGLNEELEARLFPHHKLIRDRTLFKATVRGSETCVSEVGESKDTLIVGEKATIFEDNAIAVELLASLSKVESHVGGEASELQEMDDSKTCIAESSSINALNDKVSIDAFLKADEKLNEFDDEERLPGMTFGEEVEEDSTYKLNDIGRKTSTGGWFVSEGESVLLAHDDGYCSFYDISNSEEKAEYKPPAGVVPNIWQDCWIIRAPSADGCSERYVVAASAGNSAHSGFCSWDFYSKKIRAYHFEDETARVRTALAPLSNNTMHGRFTLSTAMAAENQQWWYKPCGPLIMSGSSYQRMVQLYDIRDGLQVMKWDLQRPLCAMDYASPLQWRNRGKVAVAESDSISVWDVSCLSSQALLSVSSSGRRISALHVNNTDAELGGGVRQRVSSAEAEGNDGVFCTSDSINVLDFRQPSGIAFKIPKVGVDVQSAFSHGDSIYIGCSTLRSAVKKQYSSQIQQFSLRKQRLFSTYTLPESNAHSHFTALTQVWGSSNYVMGVCGLGLFVFDSLKDDGLPSYAMDYNSSQNVKEIIGPDNMYYPSFDYLSSRVLLISKDRPAQWRYLF